The following coding sequences lie in one Rutidosis leptorrhynchoides isolate AG116_Rl617_1_P2 chromosome 4, CSIRO_AGI_Rlap_v1, whole genome shotgun sequence genomic window:
- the LOC139843484 gene encoding oxygen-evolving enhancer protein 3-2, chloroplastic-like → MAQAVASMAGLRGTSLAVTPVGNGPVSATRTGLVVRAQQSENDTSRRAMIGLIATGLASGSLVQAVLAEAKPIKLGPPPPLSGGLPGTDNSDEARDLDLPLKNRFFLQPLTPTEAAARAKESAKEILNVKEFIDKKAWPYVQNDLRLKSEYLRFDLNTIIAAKPKDEKKQLKDLTGKLFQNMADLDYAAKIKSSADAEKSYAAAVSSLNDVLSKLG, encoded by the exons ATGGCTCAAGCTGTAGCATCAATGGCTGGACTACGTGGTACTTCTCTAGCTGTGACACCTGTTGGTAACGGCCCGGTTAGTGCAACCCGGACCGGACTCGTTGTTAGAGCCCAACAGAGTGAAAATGATACTAGCCGAAGAGCCATGATTGGGCTCATTGCCACTGGGTTAGCTTCGGGTTCTTTGGTTCAGGCTGTGCTCGCCGAAGCTAAACCGATCAAACTGGGCCCACCTCCACCACTATCTGGTGGACTTC CCGGTACTGATAACTCTGATGAGGCAAGAGACCTCGATTTGCCATTGAAGAACCGGTTTTTCCTCCAGCCATTGACACCGACAGAAGCTGCAGCTCGTGCTAAAGAATCCGCAAAAGAAATATTAAACGTCAAAGAGTTCATCGACAAAAAGGCATGGCCTTATGTCCAAAACGATCTTCGTTTGAAGTCAGAGTACCTTCGTTTTGATCTCAACACAATCATTGCTGCTAAGCCAAAAGACGAAAAGAAGCAACTTAAGGATCTTACCGGAAAACTTTTCCAAAACATGGCAGAT TTGGATTACGCAGCAAAGATCAAAAGCTCGGCTGATGCAGAGAAGAGTTACGCTGCAGCTGTATCTAGTCTTAACGATGTTCTTTCAAAGCTCGGTTAA
- the LOC139845161 gene encoding protein DESIGUAL 2-like: MEMKGQNKGQYMIPLVCFSIILFDLIAGILGIQAEIAQNKVQSLTLWIVECRDPSYTAFKLGSAAAILLAFAHAIANLLGGCHCVQSKQELETVTYNKRLAFASLVLSWITLVIGFCLLTAGVLSNSGSRKSCGVSHHRYFSIGGVVCFIHAMFAVCYYVSATAVDREEKKLNPPVHQSVPSAPQP, translated from the exons ATGGAGATGAAAGGTCAAAACAAGGGTCAATACATGATCCCTTTAGTTTGTTTCTCGATCATTCTTTTTGATCTCATTGCAGGAATCCTTGGCATTCAGGCTGAGATAGCTCAAAATAAG GTGCAAAGTTTAACGCTGTGGATCGTTGAATGTAGAGATCCAAGTTACACAGCATTTAAGTTGGGTTCTGCAGCAGCAATCCTTTTAGCATTTGCTCATGCAATTGCTAACTTACTTGGTGGCTGCCATTGTGTACAATCTAAACAAGAACTAGAAACCGTCACGTATAACAAACGTTTAGCATTTGCATCCCTCGTTCTTTCATG GATCACTTTGGTGATTGGATTCTGTTTGCTAACAGCAGGAGTTTTATCGAACTCAGGTTCAAGAAAATCGTGTGGAGTTTCACACCATCGATACTTTTCTATTGGCGGCGTTGTGTGTTTCATTCATGCAATGTTTGCAGTTTGTTATTACGTTTCTGCTACTGCTGTTGACCGAGAAGAAAAGAAGTTGAACCCACCTGTGCACCAATCTGTACCATCTGCACCACAGCCATGA
- the LOC139843481 gene encoding protein HOTHEAD-like: protein MHEATKAAKVSFYDYIVIGGGTAGIPLATTLSEKYSVLLLERGGSPYGNTNISSVYNFGSYFLDSSPNSPSQQFISDGVINARARVLGGGTCINAGFYSRGEPNFNVEARLVDEDLVQKSYEWTEKVMVFKPVIQKWQSVFKSALIEAGLVDNGFTYYHKIGAKIGGTIFDPNGTRHTAADLLQNANPNGLSVLLHATVHKILFKTKGKSRPLAYGVIFTDSLGNKHIAYLKKGEKNEIILSAGALGSPQLLMLSGIGPKEQLDAQNIKVVHQQPFVGKGMADNPMNSIFVPSPIAVEPTPLQVVGITRFRSYIEEAGGVNFIFANPSAYQGFSPQMGGFIFEKINGPKSKGELKITNLDPTDNPSVTFNYFKEPTDLQKCVNGIKTILKAVESKAYSSYKYANMTVKYILDLNMKLPVNLIPHPNSFSTLEQYCKDTVRTLWHYHGGCRMGDVVDDEYKVKGVDRLRVIDGSTILNSPGTNPQASVLMLGRYMGVTILEQRLASGKS, encoded by the exons ATGCATGAAGCAACAAAGGCTGCCAAGGTTTCCTTCTATGACTATATCGTCATAGGTGGAGGCACAGCCGGGATCCCATTAGCCACTACATTATCAGAAAAATACTCGGTTTTATTACTTGAACGCGGTGGCTCACCTTATGGAAATACCAACATTTCAAGTGTATACAATTTCGGTTCCTACTTTTTAGATTCGTCACCAAATTCTCCCTCTCAACAGTTTATTTCAGATGGTGTTATAAATGCACGTGCACGAGTTTTAGGTGGAGGTACTTGTATTAACGCTGGTTTTTACTCGCGTGGTGAACCAAATTTTAACGTGGAAGCTAGATTGGTAGACGAAGATTTGGTCCAAAAGTCTTATGAATGGACAGAAAAAGTTATGGTTTTTAAGCCGGTTATACAAAAGTGGCAGTCTGTTTTTAAATCTGCATTAATCGAAGCAGGCTTAGTAGACAATGGCTTTACTTATTATCATAAAATTGGTGCTAAAATAGGTGGTACGATTTTTGATCCAAATGGGACACGACATACAGCTGCAGATTTGTTACAGAATGCGAACCCCAACGGACTATCTGTTCTTCTTCATGCAACTGTTCACAAAATCTTATTCAAGACTAAAG GCAAATCAAGGCCATTGGCTTATGGAGTAATTTTTACAGATTCATTAGGGAATAAGCATATTGCATACTTGAAAAAGGGAGAGAAAAATGAAATCATATTATCTGCTGGTGCTCTTGGTAGCCCACAACTTTTGATGTTAAGTGGTATAGGTCCGAAAGAACAACTTGATGCGCAAAATATTAAAGTCGTGCATCAGCAACCGTTTGTTGGTAAAGGCATGGCAGATAACCCTATGAACTCAATCTTCGTCCCATCGCCTATTGCAGTTGAGCCAACTCCGCTGCAAGTTGTTGGTATAACCCGATTCAGGAGCTACATTGAAGAAGCGGGTGGAGTTAATTTTATCTTTGCAAACCCATCAGCATATCAGGGATTTTCCCCACAG ATGGGAGGATTTATATTTGAGAAAATCAACGGACCAAAATCTAAGGGTGAGCTAAAGATTACAAACCTCGATCCAACCGACAACCCATCAGTAACATTCAACTACTTCAAGGAACCCACAGATTTACAAAAATGCGTTAACGGGATTAAAACAATCCTAAAAGCAGTTGAATCAAAAGCATATTCGAGCTACAAGTACGCCAATATGACAGTCAAATATATTCTTGATCTAAACATGAAATTACCCGTTAACTTGATTCCACATCCtaattcattttcaaccttagagCAATATTGCAAGGACACTGTAAGGACTTTATGGCATTATCATGGTGGTTGTCGTATGGGTGATGTCGTTGATGATGAATATAAGGTTAAAGGTGTGGATCGTCTACGAGTTATTGATGGGTCAACTATACTAAATTCTCCGGGAACTAATCCTCAAGCAAGCGTATTAATGCTCGGAAG GTATATGGGAGTTACCATACTTGAACAAAGACTGGCATCGGGCAAGTCGTAG